A genomic segment from Oncorhynchus clarkii lewisi isolate Uvic-CL-2024 unplaced genomic scaffold, UVic_Ocla_1.0 unplaced_contig_5159_pilon_pilon, whole genome shotgun sequence encodes:
- the LOC139400994 gene encoding transmembrane protein 94-like — protein MELQDKKQEEGGAGTLGLSTGQALGTLRDQLTTLLDQHQTTGRGKQPTAQEQWVKSFLHHGNRHSCLHWPGAALTLLVVVGLLCCYGDQPHG, from the exons gAGGAGGGGGGAGCGGGGACCCTGGGCTTGTCCACTGGTCAGGCTCTGGGAACACTGAGGGACCAGCTCACCACCCTGCTTGACCAGCACCAGACCACAGGCCGTGGCAAACAACCCACTGCACAG GAGCAGTGGGTGAAAAGCTTCCTTCACCATGGCAACCGCCACTCCTGTCTCCATTGGCCGGGAGCCGCCCTCACACTGCTGGTGGTGGTGGGACTTCTCTGTTGTTATGGCGACCAGCCGCACGGCAG